One Methanobacterium sp. genomic region harbors:
- the budA gene encoding acetolactate decarboxylase, which produces MILILGTGAVYGASLQVTNDNSIFQVSTLNSLSEGKFDGNWTTGELRSYGDTGIGTFNGLDGEMIELNGNIYQIKSNGTVYLVNDSANTPFAMTVPFKTDKILILNSSMNLTQLEQFLNATVPSKNMFYSIKVIGTFDSVKARSPPKQNKPYPDLTTALENQTIFNFNNITGTMVGFWCPEYASDVNLNDYHFHFISEDKNSGGHVIDCQLKGVIIEIDYIPEDSVLLSNGSILNVNSSSN; this is translated from the coding sequence ATGATATTAATTTTAGGGACAGGGGCCGTTTATGGTGCTTCTCTACAAGTAACAAATGATAATTCTATTTTCCAGGTATCCACGCTCAATTCATTATCTGAAGGCAAATTCGACGGGAACTGGACTACAGGAGAGTTAAGATCATATGGAGATACAGGAATAGGGACTTTCAATGGCCTGGATGGAGAAATGATCGAACTAAACGGTAACATATACCAAATAAAATCAAATGGAACTGTTTATCTTGTTAATGATTCTGCAAACACTCCATTTGCAATGACAGTGCCGTTTAAAACTGATAAAATACTTATTTTAAATTCAAGTATGAATTTAACACAGCTTGAACAGTTTTTAAATGCCACAGTGCCTTCTAAGAACATGTTCTATTCAATTAAGGTAATTGGAACTTTCGACAGTGTTAAAGCACGTAGTCCACCAAAACAAAACAAACCTTATCCTGATCTAACTACCGCCTTGGAAAATCAAACTATTTTCAATTTCAACAATATTACTGGAACTATGGTCGGGTTCTGGTGCCCGGAGTACGCAAGTGACGTGAACCTGAACGATTACCACTTCCACTTCATAAGTGAAGATAAAAATTCTGGAGGGCATGTTATAGACTGCCAGCTAAAGGGAGTAATAATTGAAATTGATTATATTCCGGAAGATAGTGTTTTGCTTTCAAACGGCAGCATTTTAAATGTGAATTCAAGTTCGAATTAG